The Polaribacter sp. MED152 region AATTTAAGTTTAAATATAGCACCTGCAACTGCAAGATATACTTTGGTAAACGACTTTTTTTCTGGGAAGTTTGGGGTAGAAGAAGGCAGAAATACAGCATTTAGTATTGGGTATAACTTATCAGGCTACTACAAGTTTCAAATTATGGAAAACGTGGTTATGGAAAACATTTTAACCATGTATACAGATTATCTTGCAAACGTAGGAAATATTGATGTTGATTATCAATCAAACATTGGTTTTAAAGTAAATAAACAAATAAAGATGCACCTAACTTTTCAAGCAATCATAGATGATGATTCTTCGAGTAAAATTCAATTTAGGCAATTGTTTGGTTTGGGGGTAAACTACAGTTTTCATGAAAGAGTTAGTTATTAAAACCTAACTTTAATCGAAAAAAACAAGCCAAACTTCTATTTAGGTAATTGATTATCAATCTAAAAAAATAAAGTAAATTGCATTTCATCTAATTTAGATAATTTGAAATTTTAAATTATTTTAATTTTGCCAACTTATAAAAGCCAAATTTCATGAAAAAAATTACACTATTATGTTTATTCGCATTTATGAGCATAACATTACATGCTCAAAATGTAGATGAATTAAAAAAAGAGCTAGCCTCTAAAAAAGACTCCATTTCTAAACTACAAGCTAAAGCCAAAAAAATTCAGAGCAAAATAGATGCTCTTCCAGGTTGGAAAGTTGGTGCATTTGGTACTGTGGGTGCAAGTTTATCTGGATTTAATAATTGGTATGCTAGAAACGCACCCAATGCAGATGCTGCAAATATTGGAATTACCGTAAATGGTTTTGCCAATTTAATTCAAGAGAAATTCTTTTGGAGAAACTCTGGAAACCTTAACTTAGGTTGGGTAAAATTAGATGATAAATCCGTTAGTGGAGACGAAGATTTTGAAACTGCTTCTGATGTATTTACGCTATCATCATTATATGGTAGAAGATTAAACAAAAAATGGGCACTTTCTGCACTTGGAGAATACAGAACTACATTAATTGATAATTTTAATGACCCTGGATATTTAGATTTAGGTGCAGGTTTAACTTGGACACCAACTAGCCATTTAGTGGTAGTAATGCACCCAGGAAACTACAATTTTGTTTTTAGTTCCGGAGACACTGTTTTTGAATCTTCTTTAGGTGCAAAAGTGGTTGCAGATTACACCAATAAGTATGGCGATTTAAGCGTAAAATCTAACTTATCTTTATTCCAAAGCTATAAAGATGGTGATTTATCTAACTGGACTTGGACAAACTCTCTTGGATATACACTTTGGAAAGGAGTAGGTTTAGGTTTTGAAGTAGGTTTAAGAAACAATAAGCAAGAAGCACTTAACAATGCTTTAATAGACAACCCAGCAGAAACATTTGATACTGTAGATAACAAATTACAAACCTATTGGTTGTTTGGTTTAAGCTATGCCTTTTAACAAAAAACATAAATTAATATTCTAAGCCTCAAGAAACTCTTGAGGTTTTTTTATT contains the following coding sequences:
- a CDS encoding DUF3078 domain-containing protein, with amino-acid sequence MKKITLLCLFAFMSITLHAQNVDELKKELASKKDSISKLQAKAKKIQSKIDALPGWKVGAFGTVGASLSGFNNWYARNAPNADAANIGITVNGFANLIQEKFFWRNSGNLNLGWVKLDDKSVSGDEDFETASDVFTLSSLYGRRLNKKWALSALGEYRTTLIDNFNDPGYLDLGAGLTWTPTSHLVVVMHPGNYNFVFSSGDTVFESSLGAKVVADYTNKYGDLSVKSNLSLFQSYKDGDLSNWTWTNSLGYTLWKGVGLGFEVGLRNNKQEALNNALIDNPAETFDTVDNKLQTYWLFGLSYAF